The Legionella sp. PATHC032 genome has a window encoding:
- the ubiH gene encoding 2-octaprenyl-6-methoxyphenyl hydroxylase, whose product MANKETDILIIGGGLTGASLSLALQGLGFTVTLVESRPYSDKVNPDFDARSLALSPASQRILAMLGVWESLKEYTTPIHMIHVSDQHRFGVSRLHGEKNSPLGYVVEMQYINRALSILINKEHLLAPAALKAIDFNNSIATVTNGPDIISIRAQLIVAADGTESMTRHLCNLPVKIKDYDQEAIVANVGLVKPHGNRAFERFTPNGPLALLPMMDDKMSLVWASKPEETKRLVMLNDDDFLRELQTAFGYRLGRFGKVGKRYSYPLKQVLMPQQTKWPVVFVGNAAHTLHPVAGQGFNLGLRDIATLAQCISQKGLNPQMLGHYLKLRAHDQQMITWLTDGLIHLFTSRLPGMGVARNLGLLALDNIPALKNLLARYARGFGGMTPDLVCEIALSAGGELQ is encoded by the coding sequence GTGGCGAATAAAGAGACTGATATACTGATTATTGGCGGTGGTTTGACTGGTGCAAGCTTATCCCTGGCTCTGCAGGGTTTGGGTTTCACTGTTACCTTAGTGGAATCCAGGCCATACAGTGACAAGGTAAATCCTGATTTTGATGCTCGCTCATTGGCGTTATCACCTGCAAGTCAACGTATATTGGCGATGTTGGGAGTTTGGGAGAGCCTAAAAGAATATACAACACCAATTCATATGATTCATGTTTCTGATCAGCATCGCTTTGGAGTTTCTCGTTTGCATGGCGAGAAAAATAGCCCTTTGGGCTATGTAGTAGAAATGCAATACATTAATAGGGCTTTGAGTATTCTAATCAATAAAGAGCACTTGCTGGCTCCAGCTGCTTTAAAAGCTATCGATTTTAACAATTCTATTGCCACTGTCACTAATGGCCCCGATATAATATCCATCCGGGCTCAATTAATTGTCGCAGCTGATGGGACGGAATCGATGACACGCCACCTTTGTAATCTACCAGTCAAAATAAAAGATTATGATCAAGAGGCTATTGTCGCCAATGTAGGTCTGGTAAAACCGCATGGTAATCGTGCTTTTGAGCGGTTTACACCTAATGGCCCTCTTGCATTATTGCCTATGATGGATGACAAAATGTCACTGGTGTGGGCATCAAAGCCTGAAGAGACAAAACGCTTAGTGATGTTGAATGATGATGATTTTTTGCGCGAGCTGCAAACTGCCTTTGGGTATAGGTTAGGGCGATTTGGTAAAGTAGGAAAGCGATACTCCTATCCCCTGAAACAAGTTTTAATGCCCCAGCAAACCAAATGGCCTGTTGTCTTTGTTGGTAATGCTGCTCACACGTTGCATCCTGTTGCAGGTCAGGGGTTTAACTTGGGTTTAAGAGATATTGCGACCTTGGCGCAATGCATTAGCCAAAAGGGATTAAATCCACAGATGTTGGGGCATTATTTGAAATTACGAGCACATGATCAGCAAATGATCACTTGGCTAACAGACGGTTTGATACATCTATTTACCAGTCGTTTACCCGGTATGGGTGTAGCGCGTAACCTTGGATTGCTGGCACTGGATAATATACCGGCATTAAAAAATTTATTAGCACGATACGCCCGTGGTTTTGGCGGAATGACTCCTGATTTGGTTTGTGAAATTGCATTGAGTGCAGGGGGGGAACTTCAATGA
- a CDS encoding UbiH/UbiF/VisC/COQ6 family ubiquinone biosynthesis hydroxylase yields the protein MSQHFDVLVIGGGIVGLTAALAMAQRHYTVAVIDAGTLTVNTDKSDLRVYAINKASKLLLSELGVWQHLDDARVAPYNKMHVWDGVSGAYIDFDSRSIAEPNLGAIIEESILKQALFRQISLESKISLFPQSVIDEVCNLEQNIKISGQNTTWEGQLLMIADGANSPIRHKLKVDLTSWSYEQQALVATVNSEKSHRNTAFQVFNPDGPLAFLPLSNPNQCSIVWSTHPDNAMRLKLLDDNEFNGELTKAFGSQLGQIKVVSSRHQFPLQMRHVKQYVGHRWLLLGDAAHTIHPLAGLGLNVGLADVKSWINCLEMGRRELTSNKILRAYQRERKYSVWQIILLMEGFKRLFGTAASPVTSLRSLGLRACNEFIPIKRLFMRQASGL from the coding sequence ATGAGCCAGCATTTTGATGTACTTGTCATTGGAGGTGGAATTGTTGGCTTGACTGCAGCCTTAGCTATGGCCCAACGTCATTATACTGTTGCTGTTATCGATGCCGGGACATTGACGGTCAATACAGACAAGAGTGATTTGCGTGTTTATGCCATCAATAAAGCATCAAAATTGTTATTAAGTGAATTAGGCGTGTGGCAACACCTGGATGATGCTCGAGTCGCTCCTTATAATAAAATGCATGTTTGGGATGGTGTGAGTGGAGCTTATATTGACTTTGATTCTCGCAGTATTGCTGAACCAAATTTAGGGGCAATTATTGAAGAATCAATCTTAAAACAAGCTCTATTTCGTCAAATATCATTAGAATCCAAAATTAGTTTATTTCCTCAAAGTGTAATAGACGAGGTGTGCAATTTAGAGCAGAATATCAAGATCTCTGGCCAAAATACTACCTGGGAAGGACAGTTATTGATGATAGCTGATGGCGCTAACTCCCCTATACGTCATAAGCTTAAGGTGGATTTAACCAGTTGGTCGTATGAGCAACAAGCGTTGGTTGCGACAGTAAATAGTGAAAAATCGCATCGGAATACGGCTTTTCAAGTATTTAATCCTGATGGTCCTTTGGCTTTTTTACCATTATCCAATCCCAATCAATGTTCGATCGTTTGGTCAACTCATCCTGATAATGCGATGCGATTGAAATTACTTGATGATAATGAATTTAACGGGGAATTGACTAAGGCATTTGGAAGCCAGCTAGGGCAAATAAAGGTGGTAAGCAGCCGCCATCAATTTCCTTTACAAATGAGGCATGTCAAGCAATATGTAGGACATCGCTGGTTACTACTTGGTGATGCAGCCCACACTATTCATCCATTAGCCGGTCTTGGGTTAAATGTTGGTCTGGCCGATGTGAAAAGCTGGATAAACTGTCTGGAAATGGGTAGAAGGGAATTGACATCAAATAAAATCTTGAGGGCATACCAAAGGGAACGGAAGTATTCTGTGTGGCAAATTATTTTACTTATGGAGGGATTTAAAAGATTATTTGGAACCGCCGCCTCTCCCGTTACCTCATTACGCAGCCTCGGATTGCGGGCATGCAATGAATTTATCCCGATTAAACGATTATTTATGCGCCAGGCTAGTGGTTTATAA
- the ceg3 gene encoding Dot/Icm T4SS effector Ceg3: MNRLKFFSKFHNALLNFESSISNLGDPLVGFKIKELQTKKILVRADGRSLDHLHKLGGLPQRVESEKLEKVRITDVERYQKFNLNPFGWGACASTEDLRKFLETYPELTKQAWVHKFYGSSTSLLTLKSEVGIGCGEHDGEREELVVDSVSFGQIIASTCPKYREKYLDGGVVPNAMKDFNSKVPETMKLGDFSSEKSTLEWLLINDCEEEFAKLCKEVYGDTPLKILLRRFDGDKYLADAVTYYVKESSLSPRV; the protein is encoded by the coding sequence ATGAACAGATTAAAATTTTTTTCCAAATTTCACAATGCGTTACTTAATTTTGAATCCAGTATTTCTAATTTAGGCGATCCTCTGGTTGGATTTAAAATCAAGGAATTACAGACTAAAAAAATATTGGTTCGGGCTGATGGACGTAGTTTAGATCATTTACACAAATTAGGTGGTTTGCCACAACGCGTTGAAAGCGAGAAGCTGGAAAAGGTTCGTATTACCGATGTAGAAAGATACCAGAAATTTAATCTGAATCCATTTGGATGGGGTGCCTGTGCTTCTACAGAGGATTTACGAAAATTCCTGGAAACCTATCCCGAATTAACCAAACAAGCATGGGTTCATAAATTTTATGGAAGTTCAACTTCACTTCTTACTCTAAAGTCTGAAGTAGGAATAGGATGTGGTGAGCATGACGGGGAAAGAGAAGAACTCGTTGTCGATAGTGTCTCATTTGGACAAATAATTGCATCTACTTGCCCAAAATACAGGGAAAAATACCTTGATGGGGGAGTGGTTCCCAATGCTATGAAGGATTTTAACTCCAAGGTCCCAGAAACCATGAAACTCGGCGATTTCAGTTCGGAAAAAAGCACTTTGGAATGGTTATTGATAAATGATTGTGAGGAAGAGTTTGCCAAGCTTTGCAAAGAAGTATACGGAGATACCCCTCTTAAAATTTTGCTGAGGCGATTTGACGGAGATAAATATCTTGCAGACGCTGTTACATATTATGTAAAGGAATCTTCATTATCCCCTAGGGTTTAA
- a CDS encoding lpg0081 family Dot/Icm T4SS effector, giving the protein MRSKFFSFFTRASRPIKASPPKIWFETQLKNSGLDKKFQIDELIETQSSVRVFANKKYLPDTETINGALTKIAAIDVSGDKSGYFQNGLPFPNEAGYFEKIPVGHPELLSPIERLTGSKKVVSSHSLVTASGGYPLTNPLLPYRKPIKVSIFSLAGPSFENNYLHYRLFLLDPVQKIIDSPLFSHLHDGLPIQFDVAKKELGEYDTNKVMARIRLGFPYLARFSSGGFYPSFSKSNAIIFLSEAYFRYQLEDVSLLLASVNQTAKETGKAALLKATGVGMGFFAKIDCGYDIQHIIFPYYLRAYKKLLSDHKFPWIAKIEFPIFNEIQQEQFDSIFEDYDGSTKVYQSTRDVLEFREEEIEKYLPAAINPSDAFALTGNEWGYGSVESMIGNNSSIRFDQVHHMNPLILDPSHHVEAQINKDHDVELTVKSMPQSSSSIKP; this is encoded by the coding sequence ATGCGGTCTAAATTTTTTTCATTTTTCACACGTGCATCAAGACCGATAAAAGCTAGCCCCCCTAAAATTTGGTTTGAAACACAATTAAAAAACAGTGGCCTCGATAAAAAATTTCAGATTGATGAGTTGATAGAAACGCAATCTTCCGTCAGAGTATTTGCTAATAAGAAATATCTTCCCGACACTGAAACGATTAATGGGGCATTAACTAAAATAGCGGCCATTGATGTATCAGGAGATAAAAGTGGGTATTTTCAAAATGGATTACCATTCCCGAATGAAGCAGGATATTTCGAGAAAATCCCTGTAGGGCATCCTGAATTATTATCTCCCATAGAAAGGTTAACAGGCAGCAAGAAAGTTGTTTCTTCGCACAGCCTGGTCACCGCCTCCGGAGGTTATCCACTAACCAATCCATTATTACCCTATCGAAAACCAATAAAAGTGAGTATTTTTTCTTTAGCAGGCCCCTCTTTTGAAAATAATTACCTCCATTATCGTTTATTTCTATTAGATCCCGTACAAAAGATAATTGATTCGCCTCTCTTTAGCCATTTGCATGATGGTTTACCTATTCAATTTGATGTGGCTAAAAAGGAGTTAGGTGAATATGATACTAACAAGGTGATGGCCCGCATTCGTTTGGGTTTTCCTTATCTGGCAAGGTTTTCTTCAGGTGGATTTTATCCCAGTTTTAGCAAATCCAACGCTATTATATTCCTATCTGAAGCCTATTTTCGCTATCAACTGGAAGACGTTTCATTACTGCTGGCATCAGTAAATCAAACAGCAAAAGAAACTGGAAAAGCGGCCTTGCTGAAAGCCACTGGGGTTGGAATGGGTTTTTTTGCAAAAATTGATTGCGGTTATGATATACAACATATCATTTTTCCCTATTATTTACGTGCTTATAAAAAACTGTTAAGTGATCATAAATTTCCATGGATTGCAAAAATTGAATTTCCCATTTTTAATGAAATTCAGCAAGAACAGTTTGATTCAATTTTTGAAGACTATGATGGTTCTACCAAAGTGTATCAAAGCACCCGAGATGTTCTGGAGTTTCGTGAAGAAGAAATTGAAAAATATCTGCCTGCCGCTATTAACCCTTCAGATGCGTTTGCTCTAACCGGAAATGAGTGGGGATATGGTAGTGTTGAATCCATGATTGGGAATAACAGTTCTATCCGCTTTGACCAGGTACATCATATGAATCCGCTTATTTTAGATCCATCTCACCATGTTGAAGCACAAATAAATAAGGATCATGACGTTGAATTGACAGTCAAATCTATGCCACAATCCTCATCAAGCATTAAACCCTAG
- a CDS encoding alpha-L-glutamate ligase-like protein, with translation MINLFRRLKNHGVLSINQRNTDFVLRYNPRKLFPLVDDKLKTKKLALKAGIAVPALYDIIETEQQIKSIETRFASYNDFVVKPARGSGGDGILVFKDKVYGRYRQINGKLTTVQELSYHLSCLLSGAYSLGGSSDYAIIEKRVVVDPVFAEVSYEGIPDIRIITLLGYPAMAMVRLPTRLSGGKANLHQGAIGVGVDLATGKTLGGVFQNDTIDYHPDTLNPIVGIEVPYWNQILEIASSCYELTGLGYLGVDIVLDKEHGPLMLELNARPGLNIQIANREGGLKRYRTIEARFKESGQESTLDKVSFCRKEFAR, from the coding sequence ATGATTAACCTGTTTAGGCGCCTGAAAAATCATGGGGTTTTAAGCATTAACCAGCGGAATACGGATTTTGTATTACGCTACAATCCAAGAAAGTTATTTCCTTTGGTTGATGACAAGCTCAAAACCAAAAAACTGGCCTTAAAAGCGGGAATTGCAGTTCCAGCCTTATATGACATCATTGAAACTGAGCAGCAAATCAAATCAATAGAAACCCGATTTGCCAGTTATAATGATTTCGTGGTAAAACCAGCCAGAGGCTCTGGTGGTGATGGAATACTGGTATTTAAGGACAAAGTTTACGGCCGATATCGACAAATTAATGGCAAGCTTACTACCGTGCAGGAACTGAGTTACCACCTATCTTGCTTGCTATCTGGGGCTTATAGCCTTGGCGGCTCCTCAGATTATGCCATCATTGAAAAACGAGTAGTCGTCGACCCCGTGTTTGCAGAAGTCAGTTATGAAGGCATACCCGATATCCGTATTATTACTTTACTAGGTTATCCGGCAATGGCTATGGTAAGACTTCCCACCCGTTTATCCGGTGGAAAAGCCAACTTACATCAAGGAGCAATTGGTGTAGGCGTTGATCTTGCGACAGGAAAAACTCTTGGTGGTGTGTTTCAAAATGATACCATAGACTACCATCCCGACACGTTAAATCCCATTGTAGGCATCGAAGTACCCTATTGGAACCAAATTCTTGAAATAGCCTCCAGTTGCTATGAGCTAACTGGTTTGGGTTATCTTGGAGTTGATATTGTACTTGATAAAGAACATGGTCCATTAATGCTGGAATTGAATGCCAGACCAGGATTAAATATACAAATAGCCAACCGCGAGGGTGGGCTTAAGCGTTATAGAACGATTGAAGCCCGTTTTAAAGAGAGCGGACAAGAGTCAACTTTAGATAAAGTAAGTTTTTGTCGCAAAGAATTTGCACGCTAA
- a CDS encoding inactive transglutaminase family protein yields the protein MKNNKRHVYGLILTLMLLGSGIFLYRHIVLDVPLTDTETINSWMVESNLRFTADRNTPIKASFNIPYLPPNFAILDEYFVSRNYGVTTNLNGSNRETVWSIRRGNGSQSLYYRAIFRQTDSDESSLPKPSVIKSQPLNDSQKSAVETITNQVRSTSADIQTFAQSTIKELNKRDGNAKLLIGNEFNDDNIINATILILNQSKIPAITVQGIYLNQQKKADLKSLLAVFNGKHWIYINPKTGSAGLPKEFLIWQYGNGPLFNVVGGNRAQFSLTVSPTPINALSVAKSRGLEDSQLLRFSLLQLPVNVQGIYKILLTVPIGAFIILILRNFIGIKTFGTFMPVLIALAFRETHVAWGITLFVIIISFGLLARFYLDQLRLLLVPRLAAILTVVILLMIFISVLCQNLSLDTGMSVALFPMVILTMTIERMCITWDERGASEAIKSGIGSLAAAVISYGAMSYEPLQYLVFAFPELLLVLLSLILWFGQYRGYRLVELKRFKSLASAIE from the coding sequence ATGAAAAATAACAAACGTCATGTTTATGGTTTGATCCTCACTCTAATGCTTTTAGGATCAGGTATTTTTTTATATAGACATATTGTTCTGGATGTCCCTCTGACCGATACTGAAACGATCAACAGCTGGATGGTTGAATCCAACCTTCGTTTTACCGCCGATAGAAATACACCGATAAAGGCGAGTTTTAATATCCCTTATCTGCCCCCCAATTTTGCCATACTCGATGAATATTTTGTATCCAGAAATTATGGTGTCACAACCAATTTAAATGGTTCCAATAGAGAAACCGTATGGTCTATAAGGCGTGGCAATGGTTCTCAATCACTTTATTATAGAGCAATCTTTCGTCAAACGGACAGTGATGAGTCCTCTTTGCCAAAACCTTCAGTAATCAAATCACAGCCTCTGAATGACAGTCAAAAATCGGCTGTTGAAACGATTACCAATCAAGTGAGATCAACATCAGCAGACATTCAAACATTTGCCCAAAGCACTATTAAAGAGTTAAACAAAAGAGATGGTAATGCGAAGCTTTTGATTGGGAACGAATTCAATGATGACAATATTATCAATGCTACCATTTTGATTCTCAATCAATCAAAGATTCCGGCCATTACAGTCCAGGGGATTTATCTAAACCAGCAAAAAAAGGCTGATTTGAAATCCTTGCTCGCCGTTTTTAACGGAAAACACTGGATTTACATTAACCCCAAAACTGGCAGTGCCGGTTTGCCAAAAGAGTTTCTTATTTGGCAATATGGAAATGGGCCGTTATTTAATGTTGTTGGTGGTAATAGAGCTCAGTTTTCATTAACTGTATCACCAACACCCATTAATGCCTTAAGTGTAGCCAAATCAAGGGGCTTAGAGGACTCGCAACTCTTACGCTTCTCCTTACTCCAGCTCCCTGTCAATGTACAAGGGATATATAAAATTTTGCTAACTGTTCCCATTGGAGCATTCATCATTTTAATACTACGTAATTTTATAGGTATTAAAACTTTTGGCACGTTTATGCCCGTCTTGATTGCCCTAGCCTTTAGAGAAACGCATGTAGCGTGGGGTATTACTTTATTTGTCATTATTATTTCTTTCGGACTATTAGCGCGTTTTTATCTGGATCAATTAAGGCTACTGTTAGTCCCAAGACTTGCGGCCATTCTCACTGTAGTAATTCTACTAATGATCTTTATCAGTGTTCTATGTCAAAATCTTAGTTTGGATACCGGGATGTCTGTCGCATTATTCCCTATGGTCATCTTAACCATGACTATCGAACGTATGTGCATCACGTGGGATGAAAGAGGAGCTTCCGAAGCAATAAAATCAGGAATTGGCAGTCTTGCAGCAGCAGTTATTTCATACGGGGCAATGAGTTATGAACCCCTGCAATATTTGGTCTTTGCTTTTCCCGAATTACTATTAGTACTTTTGTCCTTGATTTTATGGTTTGGTCAATATCGTGGCTATCGTTTAGTCGAATTAAAACGCTTTAAATCACTTGCGAGTGCGATAGAATGA
- a CDS encoding ATP-dependent zinc protease, which produces MRSKFVLFMLMSLLTGSLMANSEAQIYGYVEKATLIDQNLTLSAKLDTGAKSASLHAVNITEIEKKGIPYLRFTVPTKTGDYSFEGEYVGKVKIKVRSSEANPGLLRTTPIRRPVVLLNIKLGDKVRTIKVNLTNRKRFLYPLLLGRDAIIDFHGAVDPALTFTTKSKSPVNNEK; this is translated from the coding sequence ATGAGATCAAAATTTGTTCTCTTTATGTTGATGTCACTACTGACAGGATCTCTTATGGCAAACAGTGAAGCTCAAATCTATGGCTACGTAGAGAAAGCCACATTAATCGATCAAAACCTCACTTTATCTGCAAAGCTTGATACAGGCGCTAAATCAGCATCATTACATGCTGTGAATATCACAGAAATTGAAAAAAAGGGCATCCCTTATTTACGTTTTACCGTTCCAACTAAAACCGGTGATTACTCGTTTGAAGGAGAGTATGTCGGTAAAGTAAAGATTAAAGTAAGGTCGAGCGAAGCTAACCCCGGATTATTAAGAACAACACCCATCAGGCGACCGGTAGTCTTACTTAATATCAAACTTGGCGATAAAGTCAGAACAATTAAAGTTAACTTAACCAACAGGAAACGATTCCTCTACCCTTTATTGTTGGGAAGAGATGCCATTATTGATTTTCATGGGGCCGTTGACCCTGCCCTTACTTTCACAACTAAATCCAAGAGCCCAGTGAACAATGAAAAATAA
- a CDS encoding DUF4254 domain-containing protein — protein MQENFDPSTIIKLHKMSIIHWKANGIAYQHKQFLQLVEENHAFNFQLWHAEDKARRDDMGFEFVYQAKREIDAYNQQRNNRMEAMDEWLYKKLQPESHTNCPVNSESPGMIIDRLSILSLKSYHMDLQTKRQDVSEEHRIACAQKLEIIQQQLSQLALCLDELLDEVRAKTRTFRVYHQFKMYNDPKLNPELYCSD, from the coding sequence ATGCAAGAAAATTTTGATCCATCAACCATCATCAAACTTCATAAAATGAGCATCATACATTGGAAAGCCAATGGCATAGCGTATCAACACAAACAATTTCTTCAACTCGTAGAAGAAAATCATGCTTTTAATTTCCAATTATGGCATGCAGAAGACAAGGCGCGTCGAGATGATATGGGCTTCGAATTTGTTTACCAAGCCAAAAGAGAAATAGATGCCTACAATCAGCAAAGAAATAACCGCATGGAAGCAATGGATGAATGGCTTTATAAAAAATTACAACCCGAAAGCCATACCAATTGCCCTGTCAATTCCGAGTCGCCTGGGATGATTATTGACAGATTATCTATTTTATCACTGAAATCCTATCATATGGACTTGCAAACAAAACGCCAGGATGTGAGCGAAGAACATAGAATAGCCTGCGCACAAAAACTGGAAATCATACAACAGCAGTTAAGTCAATTGGCTTTGTGTCTTGATGAATTACTTGATGAGGTACGGGCTAAAACGCGCACGTTCAGAGTCTACCATCAATTTAAGATGTATAACGATCCTAAGCTAAACCCAGAATTGTACTGCTCTGACTAG
- a CDS encoding transporter substrate-binding domain-containing protein, which produces MKRFMFILLIFLNFYAFGKPLLIGVPEFAPPFVSRSGGGGGEIYFGFNIDLMNSICKIIEMECQYKGMNIQQLYTNLNQGKLDIMLAPTPIVPTVDTNYIFSLPYLPSNAQVITLKANNDINSLADLKGKKVGTLKYTLYGSLLAEHFQDYFDLVQFSKLPDMAIALSNKQIEGVVLNSNAAKYAMSNSLTELKLVGDPIPIGNGYGILALKNKAPLIMKINQALLQIEKDGTYLEIYNTYFSN; this is translated from the coding sequence ATGAAACGATTCATGTTCATTCTTTTGATCTTTTTAAATTTTTACGCCTTTGGAAAACCACTTCTTATTGGTGTTCCGGAGTTTGCGCCCCCATTTGTATCAAGATCTGGAGGAGGAGGAGGAGAGATCTATTTTGGATTCAACATCGATTTGATGAATTCCATTTGCAAGATCATTGAAATGGAATGCCAATACAAGGGCATGAATATTCAACAGCTATATACCAATCTTAACCAAGGGAAGCTTGATATTATGCTGGCACCTACTCCAATCGTACCCACCGTTGACACCAATTATATATTCAGTCTTCCCTACTTACCGAGCAATGCACAGGTGATAACCCTGAAAGCTAACAATGACATCAATAGTTTAGCAGATCTGAAAGGTAAAAAAGTCGGCACTTTAAAATACACCTTGTATGGTAGCCTCCTTGCAGAACATTTTCAGGATTATTTTGACCTGGTACAATTTTCCAAACTCCCTGATATGGCTATTGCATTGTCAAATAAGCAAATCGAGGGAGTAGTACTTAATTCGAATGCAGCCAAATATGCGATGAGCAACTCCTTGACCGAGTTAAAATTAGTAGGAGATCCAATTCCTATAGGTAATGGCTATGGAATATTAGCCCTCAAAAATAAAGCACCTCTCATTATGAAAATCAATCAGGCTTTATTGCAAATAGAAAAAGACGGGACTTATTTGGAAATCTATAATACCTATTTTAGTAATTAG
- a CDS encoding YaiI/YqxD family protein: protein MTIWVDADACPKMIKDVLFRAAIRTNTNLILVANCYLVYPNSPFIRSVLVEKGYDRADHYITSHMKAKDLVITADIPLAAEVIVKEGLAMSPRGELFTANNIKQRLTLRDINEQLRSAGERTGGPSALSAKEKTNFANALDRWLTKNK from the coding sequence ATGACGATCTGGGTTGATGCCGACGCTTGCCCGAAAATGATAAAAGATGTCCTCTTTCGTGCTGCCATACGAACCAATACCAACCTTATCCTGGTAGCTAATTGCTACCTTGTTTATCCAAACTCACCGTTTATTCGTTCTGTTCTTGTAGAAAAAGGCTATGACCGCGCAGATCATTATATTACGAGCCATATGAAAGCTAAAGATTTGGTGATCACAGCAGATATCCCTTTGGCTGCAGAAGTAATAGTTAAGGAAGGGTTAGCAATGAGTCCAAGAGGAGAATTATTTACAGCCAATAATATCAAACAGCGCCTCACTCTTAGAGATATTAATGAACAATTGCGTTCAGCCGGAGAGCGCACAGGAGGCCCCTCTGCGTTAAGTGCGAAAGAAAAAACAAATTTTGCCAATGCCCTGGATCGTTGGCTTACAAAAAACAAATAA